The Streptomyces sp. Je 1-332 genome has a window encoding:
- the ftsH gene encoding ATP-dependent zinc metalloprotease FtsH encodes MSNPVPPRRAPDQPWRSEGAPPPEPKPPPKKKMPGGWGRLILTALIVFLIANLVLSFLDEGDEPTISYTEFSKQVDSGNVTKIYSKGDAIQGQLKKEQEKPGDEKGKYTKFITQRPAFADDKLWDDLTKHDVTVTAEPVVQERSFLSNLLISLAPMLLLVFLWIFIARRMSSGMGGGAGGMLGRKAPPKPVELEPGDQRTTFEDVAGIDEVEGELSDVVDFLKNPSAYREMGAKMPRGVLLAGLPGTGKTLLARAVAGEAGVPFFSASASEFIEMIVGVGASRVRELFAEARKVAPSIIFIDEIDTIGRARGGGSAMGGHDEREQTLNQILTEMDGFSGSEGVIVLAATNRADILDPALTRPGRFDRVVTVSPPDRGGREAILKIHTREIPMAADIDLAQVARTTPGMTGAELANLANEAALLAVKRKQKEVTQSDLSEALEKVQLGAERPLVMPDEERRRTAYHESGHALLGMLQPGADPVRKITIVPRGRALGVTLSTPDSDKYAYTEEYLRGRIVGALGGMAAEHVVFDVITTGAESDLEQVTNIARGMVGRWGMSERVGRLSALPNDAQQAYGLSAAPGTLDVIDHEMRRIVDECYESACRQLRDHRGQLDALAAALLENETLEEEAAYRVAGITRLTKDVD; translated from the coding sequence ATGAGCAACCCTGTGCCGCCGCGCCGGGCGCCCGACCAGCCATGGCGCTCCGAGGGCGCGCCCCCGCCCGAGCCCAAGCCGCCGCCGAAGAAGAAGATGCCGGGCGGCTGGGGCCGCCTCATCCTCACCGCGCTCATCGTCTTTCTCATCGCCAACCTCGTCCTCTCCTTCCTCGACGAGGGCGACGAGCCGACGATCTCGTACACGGAGTTCAGCAAGCAGGTCGACTCCGGGAACGTCACGAAGATCTACTCCAAGGGCGACGCGATCCAGGGGCAGCTCAAGAAGGAGCAGGAGAAGCCGGGCGACGAGAAGGGGAAGTACACCAAGTTCATCACCCAGCGCCCCGCCTTCGCCGACGACAAGCTCTGGGACGACCTCACCAAGCACGACGTCACCGTCACCGCCGAACCCGTCGTCCAGGAACGCAGCTTCCTCTCCAACCTGCTCATCTCGCTCGCCCCGATGCTGCTCCTGGTCTTCCTGTGGATCTTCATCGCACGGCGGATGAGCTCGGGCATGGGCGGCGGCGCCGGCGGCATGCTGGGCCGCAAGGCCCCGCCCAAGCCGGTGGAGCTCGAACCCGGCGACCAGCGCACCACCTTCGAGGACGTGGCGGGCATCGACGAGGTCGAGGGCGAGCTCAGTGACGTCGTCGACTTCCTGAAGAACCCTTCCGCATACCGCGAGATGGGCGCCAAGATGCCGCGGGGCGTGCTCCTTGCGGGCTTGCCCGGCACCGGCAAGACGCTGCTCGCGCGGGCCGTCGCCGGCGAGGCCGGGGTGCCCTTCTTCTCGGCGTCCGCCTCGGAGTTCATCGAGATGATCGTGGGCGTCGGGGCGTCGCGCGTACGTGAACTCTTCGCCGAGGCAAGGAAAGTCGCGCCGTCCATCATCTTCATCGACGAGATCGACACCATCGGACGGGCGCGCGGCGGCGGCAGCGCAATGGGCGGCCACGACGAGCGCGAGCAGACGCTGAACCAGATCCTCACCGAGATGGATGGTTTCTCGGGCTCCGAAGGTGTCATCGTCCTGGCGGCCACCAACCGCGCCGACATCCTCGACCCCGCCCTGACGCGCCCAGGCCGCTTCGACCGGGTCGTCACCGTCAGCCCGCCCGATCGCGGCGGCCGCGAGGCCATCCTCAAGATCCACACCCGCGAGATCCCGATGGCGGCCGACATCGACCTCGCCCAAGTCGCCCGTACGACACCGGGGATGACCGGCGCCGAACTCGCCAACCTCGCCAACGAGGCCGCCCTGCTCGCGGTGAAGCGCAAGCAGAAGGAAGTGACGCAGTCCGACCTCTCCGAGGCCCTGGAGAAGGTCCAGCTCGGCGCCGAGCGGCCGCTGGTCATGCCCGACGAGGAGCGGCGGCGCACGGCGTACCACGAGAGCGGGCACGCCCTCCTCGGCATGCTGCAGCCCGGTGCCGACCCCGTCCGGAAGATCACCATCGTGCCCCGGGGGCGCGCGCTCGGCGTCACGCTGTCGACGCCGGACTCCGACAAGTACGCGTACACGGAGGAGTATCTGCGCGGCCGGATCGTCGGAGCCCTGGGCGGCATGGCGGCCGAACACGTCGTCTTCGACGTCATCACCACGGGCGCGGAGAGCGACCTCGAACAGGTCACCAACATCGCCCGCGGCATGGTTGGCCGCTGGGGCATGAGCGAGCGGGTGGGCCGGCTCTCCGCACTGCCGAACGACGCCCAGCAGGCCTACGGGCTCTCGGCCGCCCCCGGAACGCTCGATGTGATCGACCACGAGATGCGCCGGATCGTCGACGAGTGCTACGAGAGCGCCTGCCGGCAGCTGAGGGACCACAGGGGCCAGTTGGACGCCCTGGCCGCGGCGCTCCTGGAGAACGAGACCCTGGAGGAGGAGGCGGCGTACCGGGTCGCCGGCATCACGCGACTCACCAAGGACGTCGACTAG
- a CDS encoding SAM-dependent methyltransferase, translated as MTPTLAQPHLPRAGTTPRGVDRCARARDWAEIQERMLVPLYEAVYERLDVGGGTRLLGLGCGSGLALLMAASRGASVTGVDPSAPERLALARERLLPDTGSAARPQGGTRLVEGGPADVSGPGTPTFNMVTAFQPIGCVAGDSEGLSGLLEATVPLAGRGTPVVLAGWGPPERCATSSVLKVATKLTEPLRSTGSWRPALRDDLEEVAQRAGLKPDGSGRVACPFGYADTDSAVRGLLSTGLFDAAVGATDQVQVDKELTEALHPHKRRDGTVWMPNVFRYLIARTR; from the coding sequence ATGACACCAACACTCGCGCAGCCGCACCTCCCCCGCGCGGGCACGACCCCGCGCGGTGTGGACCGGTGCGCACGCGCGCGTGACTGGGCGGAGATCCAGGAACGGATGCTGGTCCCGCTCTATGAAGCGGTGTACGAACGACTCGACGTGGGCGGCGGGACACGGCTTCTCGGTCTCGGCTGCGGTTCCGGACTCGCCCTCCTGATGGCGGCTTCCCGGGGAGCGTCGGTCACCGGCGTCGACCCCTCGGCACCCGAAAGGCTCGCCCTGGCGCGCGAGCGACTGCTGCCCGACACGGGGTCGGCCGCTCGGCCGCAGGGCGGCACCCGGCTCGTGGAGGGAGGCCCCGCCGACGTCTCGGGGCCGGGCACGCCCACCTTCAACATGGTGACCGCGTTCCAGCCGATCGGCTGCGTGGCGGGCGACTCCGAGGGCCTTTCCGGCCTCCTGGAGGCCACCGTCCCGCTGGCCGGGCGCGGCACACCGGTGGTCCTCGCGGGATGGGGCCCGCCGGAGCGGTGCGCGACCTCTTCTGTACTGAAGGTGGCGACCAAGCTCACCGAACCGCTCCGTAGTACGGGGAGTTGGCGCCCCGCACTCCGTGACGACCTGGAGGAGGTCGCCCAGCGGGCGGGCCTCAAGCCGGACGGCTCGGGTCGCGTCGCGTGCCCCTTCGGGTACGCGGACACGGACAGCGCGGTCCGCGGTCTGCTCTCGACGGGGCTGTTCGACGCGGCGGTGGGCGCGACGGACCAGGTACAGGTCGACAAGGAGCTGACGGAGGCCCTGCACCCGCACAAGCGGCGGGACGGGACCGTATGGATGCCGAACGTGTTCCGGTACTTGATCGCGCGTACGCGATAG
- a CDS encoding LysR substrate-binding domain-containing protein, producing the protein MQLVVRGLGVAVLPALEPRTAAVYGLRTLEITDPPARGRIALTWRTDGPASPAARVLLDRLRTALVRS; encoded by the coding sequence GTGCAACTCGTCGTACGCGGTCTCGGCGTGGCCGTTCTGCCCGCGCTCGAACCGCGTACGGCGGCCGTCTACGGGCTGCGGACACTGGAGATCACCGATCCCCCCGCCAGAGGCAGGATCGCCCTGACCTGGCGCACGGACGGGCCCGCGAGCCCGGCGGCGAGGGTGCTCCTCGACCGGCTGCGGACAGCCCTGGTCCGAAGCTAG